Proteins from one Shewanella pealeana ATCC 700345 genomic window:
- a CDS encoding DUF4124 domain-containing protein — MIKTIKIGCVKLQLPTYSAALVSTFLLLGLSASSSQANIIYTWVDANGVTHYSQQPPEDDQTPTHTDKLYSDDLKPKQIGTVAPSPPIVKNQAQTDLEKTAAAINQADSAQAKQICENARHSLNVLTTHAKLNKKNKQTGEVVAMTEEQRQASISEQKERIKLFCTD; from the coding sequence ATGATTAAAACAATAAAAATAGGCTGCGTTAAACTTCAGCTTCCCACCTACAGCGCTGCGTTGGTTAGCACGTTTCTGCTATTGGGCTTATCTGCTTCATCATCCCAAGCCAACATTATCTACACTTGGGTCGATGCCAATGGCGTCACTCACTATAGTCAGCAGCCTCCGGAAGATGATCAAACGCCTACTCATACAGATAAGCTATATAGTGACGATCTTAAACCTAAGCAAATAGGTACTGTCGCTCCTTCACCTCCCATTGTTAAAAATCAAGCTCAAACCGATTTAGAGAAAACGGCAGCAGCGATAAATCAGGCGGATTCTGCTCAAGCAAAGCAGATCTGTGAAAATGCTCGTCACAGCCTTAACGTACTGACTACTCATGCAAAGCTAAATAAGAAAAATAAACAGACTGGTGAAGTCGTCGCGATGACCGAAGAACAAAGGCAGGCTTCGATCTCGGAACAGAAAGAGAGAATTAAGCTATTTTGCACGGATTAG